TTGATCGCCCTTTTCCTGGTTGTCACGGTGTCCGGCTGGTTTACTCGCAAGGCGGCAAAGGTGGCCGCACATTAGGAGCCGCGCGCGTCACTTACACGATTGGGATCACCGCAAGACACCCGGGAACCTGCCCAGTGATCAATGAGAATGTCCGAATAACTGGCAGCCAGAACGTCGCCACGCCCTTCACGCCTGCAAATGCGCGGCTGCGCGCCATCGTGCCTTGGACCCAGCGCGGCCGGTTTGGTGTCAGCAGCCCGGTTGCCACCATAGGGTGTACGCGGCCGTCCATGTTGTTGAGGAAGACGGCCACATACTGGTGCTCGGGTCCACGTGCTTTCGCAAGCGCTACGGCAGCGCCAAGTCGCTCGGCAAAGCGCAGTTTGGCGTGGGCTCGAGCCGGCTGCTGACTGAAGAAGAGCGGCAGATCATGCCGGACAACACAGCAGTCTTGATCGCCCGCTTCGAGGACGAGGATCGGGTGCGTGCGGCGGCTCTGGCGAGCGCTGCAAAGGAGCGGCGTGTTCTCCAAGCGCGTGAGGAGCAGTTCCGCCAAGTTCGGGGGCAGGCTAGCTCGGTCGCCACGACGCAGACGCGCCCGAATGCTGGCAGGGGCCTGGCCGCACTGATCGCCGGCACGCCCTGGCCCTGGCAGTCGGAGCACCACACCTCCGTGGCCGTACTGTTGGCGCCCAACGGGCACCCGTGGGTGCGTGTGCAGCATCGCGATGGCTTGCACCGGCTGGTGCCGTGGCCGGTGTTTCCCGGCTGGGAGATGGCGCTTCCGCCCGAGGTCGGCCGCCCCGACCCGGGTGTTCAGGGCTATGCGGTCGCGGACATCGCGACCGCGCTGCAGCTCCTTCAGGAGCGCGGGTTCAGCCGGCCCAACGTTGGCCGCTGGCGCGACGTACGGCCGCGCAACTAGATCCCGCTGCCATCACTACTCGATTCGATTCCTCCTAGTTCCCGGCCTAACATCTACGTCGAACCTTCGAGAAGGTTGATGGCGAGCGGCTGGATCGTTGATCTGCAGAGACGGCGGCTGCGACCGCACCATTCACGGGTAGCGATACTCGTCCCACGACCGCCTGCCGATCTCCCGTAAGAAGGGAGCACGTTGTACTCGGGCTGGACGTACTCCACCGGCAAGCGAAAGCTTGTACCTAGTGGATATGCCTTGCGCATCGCTCGTGAGCACTGCACCCGCATGGTTGAAGGAAATGGTTGGCCACTGACAGGGCGCACCCGGTATTCCGCATCGGATGGCTCGCCCGGATTCAAGAAGGCTTCGACCACCACGAACATGAATAGGCTCCGCACCTCAACAGAATGCCACAGACATTCCGTCACCTGATCGGTCAAAGTCTCGTTGCTTGGTCACAGTGATTATGTGGGGGCGCGGCCCTCTGGCATGGTGGCAGTTCGCAGTTGTCCTCTCTCGACTGCTGCTTCGAAGCATGGCCGACAGCAATCAAAGAGGACAAATCAACTACCTGGATTGCCCCTGCCGTCCCAAGTCATCGGGCATCTTCGTAGCTAAGCTCTGTTGGCCATTTCGGCCTTTCGCTCGGGGGTGTAATGAGCTTTGTACAGGCGCTATCGATTTTCGGGATCGGTCAGGCCAGGCGACCCGTACCGCCGCCCGGTCCGCAAGATCCAACTCCGCAAGCTCCGCCAGAAACTGCAGTTCAGATGTCGGCTTCGACTTCGACTTCCGATCAGGTCGATAACGTGATCTACCCCGAGCAGCTGGCACGGGCTCAGCCGTCTCGAGGCACAAGCGAGTTGCTTAACTTGCCCGATGTTCGCGCCTTCTTCCATGAGAGCCATTTCGGCCTCGGACGGCACAACGGCGCGGTGCTGAGAAGCAGGGAGTCCCTGCAATTGGGAAAGTCGGAAATCGTCTCCAGGTTCCAAAACATCCTTCGGCAGATCGTCCAGGGCAAGCAGCTTCGGCTCGGCCGCCTGGAGGATATGAAGGTCTCCATCGACGGCATCGAGACCGCGATGACGAATCGAATCGATGCGGCTTGCAGCTTCCTGAGGCGCGAAATCGAAACGTGCATGGAGCAGATCGCGCTGGCCGAGCAGCACTCGGGCTGGGTCGCTGAAGCCTTGAACCACTACGAGATGGGTTTCCGGCAGGGACTGGCCCACGTCATCCGCTTTGAAGCTCTGCTGCAGGGTGAGTGATGCTCCCCCGTGGTTACTTGTTCTGGATCGCCGGAGCAGACCCCCGCAGCATCCGCCAGCTTCACAGGTCGACCTGCGAACGAACGATCGCATTCGGGCTGGCTATTCATCTACCGGTCGCCCTTTGGGCGATTAGTGCTTACCTGCTTGCGCGCCAGGTGTTCGACATAGACCAGGTACAGGCATTCGCTGTCGCAGTGGGGTGCGCCGGGCTTGTTTACCTGGTCGAGCGCCTCGTAATCGCCGCCCCACGCAGCTTCTGGGTGAATGCGGCTCGCATGATGCTCGGAATCATCATGGCCGTGCTCGGTGCTTCGATCGTCGACCTGGTCATCTTTGAGAAAGAGATCGTGCAGGAACTCAAGGACTCGCGCGCGGCGGACATCGAAAAGACGTTGAACCCGCAGTTAGAACATCTGCGAGAAGAGGTTGAGCGCAAAGAGGTGTTGTGGCGAGAGGCGGTGAGGAACGCCGCCTGCGAAGCCAATGGTAGCTGCGGAAGTGGGCGCCGCGGACGTGGGCCTATCGTCGATCTTCTCGAGGAGAATGCGGAGCGCTTTCGTCAAGATCTCGTTGCAGCACAGCAGAATTTGCGGGCTATTGAGGCCAACAAGCGGGCGGGACTGGCGAGCGCTGGGGATGTTGCGCGCAAGGAGTCGGGCATATTAGGCCGCTTCGAGGCGTTCCACAGCTATGCGATGCAGAACCCGCTTGTTCAGATCGCGTGGGGGCTATTCTTTCTGCTGGTGCTCGCGATGGAACTGATGGTAGTGTTCGTCAAGTTTGTGTTTCCTCCGACCGTTGACGATGCGCTGGAGGAAGTGCGGGAATACGTTGCCGCCCGGCAGGCCGCGGACTACCGGGATGCCATGACGTCCCCCGTGCGCGCCGCGGCCGATCTGGTGAAAACAACCTATGCCTGAGTTGCACAAGCAGGAGTTGCGCGGCAACGCAGGGCGCACAGTCCAAGTTGGAGTTGGACATGGTGCGAGAGGTCTGTCGCCCGCGAAATCTCATCCTTGCCCCCGATGGCCACCTCAAACTCCCCCACCCGTGGCCGGGTCAAACTCCCCCAGGCCAGGACGAGGGGGATTTTCGTCTTTTCTTCTTTGACGGCTGTTCGGCAAGCGAAGCGCGTCAGGCCGAAGGCGTGCGCCGGGGAGCGGTGGGCAAGCCACGGACCCCGCGGGGGCCGTCCACAGGCTTGTCCTGTGGGCGGGTGGCTTGTCCACGGCGGGCGGGGAGGGCCGCGTCAGTCCGCCTGCGGTTTGATGGCGAGCCGCTGCGCGGCTTCCTTGAGCCGGTAGCTCTTGCCCTCGAACTCCAGCAGCCGCGAGCGGTGCATGAGACGGTCCAGGATCGTCGAGGCCATCGTCATGTCGCCAAGGTAAGTGCCCCAGTCGCGGATGACCCGGTTGGACGTCACCAGCACGCTGGCGCGCCGGCGATGCCGCTGGTGCACCAGCGTCTGCAGCAACTCGGCGGCCGTCTCGGAGACGCGCTTGGCCAGGAACAGATCGTCCAGCACCAGCAGGTCCGCCGCGAGGAAGCGCTGCAGCATCAGCTCGCGCTCGCGCGCATCGGTGAGCGCGTAGCGCGCGAAGTCGCTGTCGGTCTCGACGTAGGCGACCTTCAGCCCCTGCTGCACCGCGTGGTAGGCCACCGCCTTGGCTGCGTGGCTCTTGCCCGTGCTGGGCTTGCCGATCAGAAGGGCGTTGGCGCCTTCGCTGACGAACTTCAGCGTGTGCAGCTCGAAGCACGCCGCACGCGGCACCTTCGGGTTGAACGACCAATCGATCTCCGCGAGCGTGACCTTCTCGTCCAGGCGCGAGTCCTTGTAGCGCTTGTCGATCAGACGAGACTGCCGGCGATCGAGCTCGTCTTGCAGCAGCAGCGCGAGCAGCTCCTGCGCGTTCATCTGCGAGGCCGCTGCCTGCTCAAGGCGCGTCTGCAGCGTGTCGCGCGCTCCGGACAGGCGCAGCTGCGCCAGCGTGCGTTCGAGTTCGGCAATCGACATGCTCATTGCAGCCACTCCCGCGTCAGCTGCGCAGCCGCGGCGGCGGCGAAGAAGTCGGCATAGTCGCCCGCATCGCGGATGAGGTCGTCGCGCTGCGTCAGTTCGAGCTCGCGCTGTTCGGGCGCGCTTGCCGCTTCGGCCAGCTTCACCACGAGCGCCGTGATCGCCTTCAGTGTCACGCGTGCTTCGACGCAAGCCTGCGCGCAGGCCTGTTCCACCAAGGCTGCACGATGGCGGCGCGCAAGGCCCACGAGCCCCCACATGCGGCGCTGGCCGACACGTCCTTCGCGGGCGAACCACTCGCGGCAGATCACCACGCACTGCGGCCCGATCTCTGCGGCGAGCTTCCACAGCAGCTCGGTCTGCCGGCTCGGGTTGAACGGCCGCTCCTCATCGGGCAGCACCACTGCGCCGCGCCGCTCGCTTCTCGCGTGCGTGCGCAGCAGCGCGCTGGTTTCCCGGTCGCGGATCTCCACCAGGTGCGCGTACAGCCGCACCGTCACCTTCGAGCCGATGGCCGCCGGCCGCGCAGCGTAGTTGCTGCTGGCAACGCGCACCGTCGTGTCGTCGGCGACCGTGCGCACCAGCTCCTCGAAGAACGCGAAGTGGCCCACCGGCAGCGGCGTGAGGCTGGCGCGTTCCTCCTCGAACATGGCCTGTACCTGGCGCTTCTCGCGGCCGTGGATGCGCTTGGCCGCCCACGTGCTCTCCCAGCTCCAGGAACTCGTTCTGCGCGGCCAGCGAGTCGAAGCGGCGCCCCTTCAGGGCGGTGGCCTGCGTGTGCTGGATTCCCGACTCCACGGTGCCCTTGCGGTTCGGATCACGTACCCGCGCGGGGTCGGCAACGCAGTGGTAGTGCGCCAGCAGCTGCGCGTACACCGCGTTGAGCTCGGGCTCGTACAGGTCGGGCTTGACGACTCCTTCCTTGAGGTTGTCCAGAACGACGTAGCGCACAGCGCCGCCGAAGTAGCGGAAGGCCTCCTCGTGCAGCCGCGCCCATTCCTGCTGGCCGCTCTTCCAGACTACGCGGCGGAAGCTGCGACGCGAGTAGCGCAGCGTCATCACGAACAGCCTCGGGCGCTTCCAGCGTCCGGTCACCGCATCGAAGGTGAGCGCGCCTTCGCCGTAGTCGACCTGCGCTTCCTCGCCCGGGGCGAACTCCAGCCGGTCGAACTGCTCGGGCTCGCGCCAACGCAGCCGGGCGGCAAACCGCTTGACGCTGTTGTAGCCGTGGCCGAAGCCGTGCACGTCCACCAGGTCCTGGTAGATGGCCATCGCGTTTCGACGCAGCTTCAGCTGCTCTTCGATGAACTCGCGCCAGGGCTCGCACGCCGAGGTGTGAGCCGGTGGCCGGGGTGGGGGAATTTGCTCGGCCGACTCAGGCAGCGAGCCGGTGGCCACCCCGGGGGAATTTGCCGCCGCCAGCTTCAGCTGGTAGGTCCTCACGGTCTTGCGGTCGATGCCGGTGACCCGCGCGATCTCCCGCTGGCTCTTGCCCATCGCCAGCAGCGTCTGGATGGTGGTTTGCTTGTTGGCACTCAAGACGTTCAACTCCTCGACCTCCGCTCTCGGGAGGTCAGTCAACGTCCTGTCCAAAGGGGGCCGGCGGCGCCGGCCTACTACCCTCTCCCGATCAATTCAGGTGGGGGAGTTTCAGGTGGCCACGGGTGGGGGAATTTGGGTGGCCGTCAGGGTCCTTGCTCGTTCTTCTTGCGATCCAGGCATGGCTTCGTGGGCTGGACTGCATCCTGATGACCGCGGATGACCTTAGGGCCTTTTACGGCGTCGATCGGATTCGCGAATCACGGGTCGAATGGATTGCGGAGGACTTGAGGCACTGGTTTCCCCACCTCAAATTCGTTTACCAATCTGAGCACGCGCTGTCGGAAGCATGGTTCTCTCGTGGACCAGTTCCAATAAATCTTCCCTTCCAAGAGCGGCTTGCAGCTGTTTCCGGAGCGTACCTGCTCGATCCACTTGAGGCGTTTGTGCGTGGGCGACTCCGAGAAAGGGACGCTCTCGCAGATCTCGTGAGTATTGAAAGCGGTCTTGCCAATCCGAGTCCCTACGAATTTCCTCAGGGCTTGGGGTAATGTACGAAGCAGTTCACAGCGAGCGTAGTGCCGAACCGAAGTGAACTCTGACATCGCACTCCAGCGCTGTCCACCGGGTTACCAGTGATGCCGATGTCGCACGGCTTTCTGGCGCTGCTCACCCCAAGCTGTCTCGCCGCCCTTTAGGAACACTGGACTTGGCCCTTGGGCGTGCCCGTGGAGATCACATCGCCAGGCAAGAGGGTCATGATCCGTGAGAGATACGAGACGAGCTGCGCCACGCCGAAGATCATTGACCGGTATGGCCATCCTGATAGCGGTGACCATCGACTTCCAGTCACAAGCGTTGCGAGTGGCATATCACGGGTGCCGCACCCCCATCGTCTCTGAAGCTGCGGCGTTGGTGAAACGCCTATTCGGCGCTGAGCTGGAGGATGCACCACGCGCGCGTCGGAAGCGCCGGCCTTCTTCGGTGCTCAGTAGACGCTACTTGGCTCAACTCAAAGCTCAGGGGTGATCAGCTAACCACGCCCTCTGCCGCGCACCGCCGCTGGTGCCGCTCCGCAAGAGAAGTGCGGAGCCAAGCCCGCCTCCTCAGAACGCTCACGAGCACGAGGTTGCCGCGGAAGGTGTCTCCTATGCACTCCGTTCGTTGGCCTCGAAGATGGCGGCAAAGGCACCTCGGATACCTCTATCGCCGCGGTGATTGACGATCCATTCCCGATCGGACTTGCCACTATAGACAACTAGCTTGCCGTCTTCCCGCCCGGTTGCGTGTTTCTCCGCCTCGTGGAGCCAATCGAGAACAGGGAAGAAGTGGAAGGTTTCCAGCTCTGCGCGTTGGTCGTGCCCCTCGGCGCCGAATGCAAGTACGGTCGTCTTGGGATAGCCAGCTGCCTTTTTCGCGTCCAAGGAAAAGCCGGTGCGGGTCGCCTTGTACTTGACTTGAACAGGGACCAAGACTGCGCCGTCGCTTGACGCGGCGATCAGATCGATGCCGTTGTCCACCAGCGGCATGAAAACATGGATGCCCATGCGCACCAGCTGACTGGCGACGGCAAGCTCCTTGGCCTTGCCGATAAGGGATGTCTCACTCATTCTGAAGGCGCGCTCAACGGAAGCTCATCATAGAGTGGATCGACGGAACGGCAAGCTGTTGTTCGGCCGGCGTCACGCTGCGTGGCTCCTTCGGGCTTCCCGGGACCATGACACGGGTAGAGACGCTAGGCATACCAAACCTGAGCGTCGGCGGCCAGAATGGCATCGATGTCCCGTCCGACCCGTGCCACCGTGGGCAGGGCCGCGACGTTGCTTTCAAGAGGGATCTCGATGCCGCCTTCGTAGACGACCTCAGCGATCCAGCAAGGGGGCGCCGATCGCGAGTCCGTGATGAGACGGGCCGCAGCACAGTCGACAAGAACGGTGTGAGATCCTCCGATGCGAATGCGCTGGCCCCAGGAGGCCTGCTCGGGTGCAGCCGCCTGATACCCCAATTTCATGAGCTGTTCGCGCAGCCATCGGGCAATGCACGCTTCCCCTTGTCTGTTGAACTCCGAGGCGACGTGCTCGGCGCGAAACCAGAACTGCGGGTGGTACTCGTTCATTGCACGACAACTAAGGTGACTTCTGTGAGCTACGCCGCGCGCCTTGCTCCGCAGCTTGACCGGGGACTAGCAGGATTTTTCCAAAGACACGGATCGGCGTTCACGCCCGGCTTGATACCGTTGGCGTGGAAGATGGCCAGCATCGAGTCCTTGAAGTCCGCCGGCAGCGCAAACAGACGCGCGGACCCGATGTCCTGCGACCCGAGGATTGAGCCCCAGCCACCCTCTGGCACGATTGCCTTCCGACCCAAGTACCAGAAGTCCTTGCAGATGAGGGAGTTGACGCCGCCCAGGTCGTGGTCCATGTCTCCGGGTAGGTGATGGTCGTTCGGCAATTGCCGGTAATGGCCCTGCGCGTTTTGGAAATAGATGTTGTCGCCAGCGCGCTCGATCTCATGTGGACTGCCCTTCTTGGGCTTCTTCAAAGCGAAGCGCTGGTCCTCAAAGTAGCTCGCAAGCGGGATCACCTCGGACACCTTGGCCAGATAGATCAGTCCCATGAACGGGATGGTCACGCCGTTCTGCCGCGCCCTGACGACCAGTTGCTGAGACGCAAATCCGGCGATCCAGTCGCCAGGCTTGCGGCAGCGACGAACCGGCGGGCGGCAGGTTGCCAGTGTCAGACATCCGTGAAATGGGTTCGGCGCGAAGCCGCTGTCGTGGGTGAGTTTGTAGCCCCTAATGGCCATGCTTCTTCAGTCCCTTCTTCCGACTGCTGTTCAGATGCTGTGAGATTCGATAAGACTCCGCACCCAGGCGATACCGTCCCGGTGTTCGCCCATGTTCAGCACGAACTCCTGCCCCTTACCGACTGTTTGCAACCGCACGCGGTTGCCAATCGTTTCCCAGCGGCTTTCTTTGCTATGCAGTGACAGGGCTGGCATTCCCGCCTCGGGCGACATCCACGAGGGCAGAAGCCACCTGGAGCGACTGCGGCCTGGCTCGGTCAGTTGCAAAGACGAGGTCCAGCGCCGGAACATGCCCGCGCCGGCCGTATTGGTCGGCCTTCTGCCGAAGGTGAGGTGCTGGGTTGCGACGTAGAGCGTGTTGTTAGTGCCGATCGTTGTTCCGTGCTGGACATGGGGATGGTCGGCCAGCCAGGGGTAGCGAACGCAGACATCCTGCGAGAATGCTTTGGGCACCGGAATGATTTCGCCGACCTGCAGCCAGCCGAACAAGCTGTGGATGTGCGGTGCGCTCCGCACGTACCGCCAACGCCCTTGGTGTTGCTCGACCTGGCGAAACCACCCAAAGAAGAGAAAGACGTCGCCCACGCCCACGCCTTCATTGGCCAGATGTGACTGGGCGCCTCCGACCTGTCCGAAGGTCGGCAGCCAGCCTGGCTGGCGCGGCACGCAGTCAGCCTCCAGGTCCGGGTCCAGATGGACCGTCCCAACGCCGCCCTTGAGGTCGTTGACCAAATCGACAAGTGGCCGGCCGCGAAACGACAGGTCGTCTATCGGCCGGCCGTAGCGCGATGGAATAGGGAACGAGGTGAGGCCGCCGTCAGGCAGGAGGGGGCTAGGCACGCCGCCGTACTGTGAATCGAAGCCCTTGCGGCTGAAGATGATCCTCACTATCGCCTCTGACCTGAATGAACTGTCCGAGCTTCCCTACCCAGGTCATCTGTGTCAAGATGTAGAACCGAAAGAGGCGAGGAATGACAAACAGAATCGATCTTCCCCGAGACTGGGTCTGCGATGGCCGGGAACTCAAACCCAAGTCTGGCTCCAGCATGAGCAACACTTGGGTGTTCGATGGCAAGGAGATCAAGCCTAAATCTGGCGCGTCGATGTCCAACACTTGGGTGTGGGACGGCAAGGAACTCAAGCCCAAGTCGGGTGCCAGCATGAGCAACACCTGGGTTGCCAGCGGGAGCACCATCAAGCCCAAGTCGGGCGCCTCGATGTCCAACACTTACGACATTGGTGGGCTGCCGATCTTGGCCGTGGCCGGAAAGCTGGCCCTGCGCTTGTACTGAAGGGCATCGACCCCATTCACGCAGGAACGAAGCGGGTCGACGGCCACGTTGCTGGTGCGTCGAACCCAACTTGCGCTTGCTCACTTGCCTGTGGAAGGTGCCGGTACGCAGTACCAAGCCTGCCGGAAGGTTCCCAGAGGTGATGCGCGCGCTGGCCAGCCTGACCGGCGGCCCGCATGTGCTCGACGGCGAAGTGTGCGTCCTGCGCGAGGATGGGACCAGCGACTTCAACCTGTTGCAAGAGCGCGCCCGCTGTCGGCGCTGGTATCCCGGCGTGCACCGGGTCACGTTTTGCCTCTTTGACCTACTGGTGTGCAACGGCAAGCCCACCGGGGACCTGACGCTGACACGGCGGAAGGAACTACTGCGCGAATTGCTCAAGCTCTTGGGCGGCCGTGACCTATCGCTGCTGTTCGTTCAGGACCTGCCGGCCGATGCCAATCTGTTCGCCAATATGGCCAGCGCCGGCCTGCAGATCGACGGCGTGATGGCCAAGCGCAAGGACAGCACCTATCAGCTCGGGGTGCGCAGCCCCGACTGGCGCAAGATCAAGCGGCCAGAGTGGCATAAAGGAAGCGAGTGGCGCGCTTGGAGCCGCTCTGGAGCGTCAAAAATGCCGGTCAACCGCAACCTGACCGGCTCTGTCTCGCGCAGCAGCGCCATGGTGTCCCCGTCCGCGCTTCGGATGACTTCTCTGTTTGAAGTGGCCGCCGATGCTGCGCTGGCCCTATTTGCTCAAGCCCAGAAATACCGCTCGCGGAACGCTTCGGCGTGTTTGGGATTGAGCACATCCGCTGCGAGCATCTCCTCCAGTGTTATTGCGGTAAAGGTGGAAGTGTCAGCCAGCAACTGGCCGTAGTCGGCAGCGAGAGTGGTGTAGCTCACGTTGCCGGCCGGGAACACCAGTGCGAAGCCCGCCCATGCCCACTCCTTCTGATCATCGAACCGCATACTGAGGGCCAGTAGGTGGTCCTGCCAGACCTGCTGCATTGGGCTATCGATGATCTTGTCTGCGGCGCCGTCCTTGAAGACGGGTTTCTTTGGTCAGGGTTCGATAGCGTTTCAGCTGCGACTCATAACGCTGCTCCTGCTGGCTCCCTTGCGGGGACGCTTCTCCCTTACGGCGTGCTCGTGGTACTTCGTCTCCACCCCGAAGATGCCCTTGCGCCCGCCCCGTAGTTCGAGCTTGAACGCCACATCAAAGGCGCTGCCATTGTTCAGGAATCGACCGTTTCTGCGACCGGGTGAATACTCGAAACACACGTCTGTCACCGTGCCTGGCACGTGCGGCCACCAGCGCTTGACCGCGCGAGTAGCCAGCCCTTTCGGGTCCTTCTTCAAGGGGCCGAACAGGTTGAAGCACATCGGCATCGAGGACAGCAGGTCGGCGAACAGGCGATGCTGATTCAACATCTCGCCTGGTCCTTTGTTCTCCTTCCTTACTCGCTCGCGCGCGATGTCGGCGATCTCGGGGAAGAGAAAGTTGTGACCATTGTCCTTAGCTCCCTGCCAGCAAAGCCGGCTTCCAAGCGGACGGGTCGGCTTGGAATTCGAGAAGATTGGGTGGGTGCCTTCCGTGATGGTCGGCTGCTGTTTTATCCGCCACTGCGTCTGCTGCAGCCGAGCCCTGCGTTTAAACTGTGTCATGAGGGGATTGACCGGGACGTAGTCCACGTCCTCCCAGCAGTTAAGCGCCTGCAGCGTGCTCTCGTCCAATTGCTGATTCATGCTCCCACCTCCGGTGCGCTCGACCCGGGCACTTCGACATCTTCCTTGCGATCCCACCCGCGGTACTCCCATGGCACGACATTCTCCAAGAGCGTGATTCGAGGTTCAGGCATCACGTCGTCCACTTTCAGATCTCCCGATTCATCCCCACCGCTCCGAGCATTTCACGATAGCTGTCGATGTGACTGCCGCCGTGGTTGTCCATTCCCGGCTTGGT
The sequence above is a segment of the Ramlibacter tataouinensis genome. Coding sequences within it:
- a CDS encoding DUF4407 domain-containing protein, encoding MFWIAGADPRSIRQLHRSTCERTIAFGLAIHLPVALWAISAYLLARQVFDIDQVQAFAVAVGCAGLVYLVERLVIAAPRSFWVNAARMMLGIIMAVLGASIVDLVIFEKEIVQELKDSRAADIEKTLNPQLEHLREEVERKEVLWREAVRNAACEANGSCGSGRRGRGPIVDLLEENAERFRQDLVAAQQNLRAIEANKRAGLASAGDVARKESGILGRFEAFHSYAMQNPLVQIAWGLFFLLVLAMELMVVFVKFVFPPTVDDALEEVREYVAARQAADYRDAMTSPVRAAADLVKTTYA
- a CDS encoding ATP-binding protein, giving the protein MSMSIAELERTLAQLRLSGARDTLQTRLEQAAASQMNAQELLALLLQDELDRRQSRLIDKRYKDSRLDEKVTLAEIDWSFNPKVPRAACFELHTLKFVSEGANALLIGKPSTGKSHAAKAVAYHAVQQGLKVAYVETDSDFARYALTDARERELMLQRFLAADLLVLDDLFLAKRVSETAAELLQTLVHQRHRRRASVLVTSNRVIRDWGTYLGDMTMASTILDRLMHRSRLLEFEGKSYRLKEAAQRLAIKPQAD
- a CDS encoding ATP-dependent DNA ligase; its protein translation is MRALASLTGGPHVLDGEVCVLREDGTSDFNLLQERARCRRWYPGVHRVTFCLFDLLVCNGKPTGDLTLTRRKELLRELLKLLGGRDLSLLFVQDLPADANLFANMASAGLQIDGVMAKRKDSTYQLGVRSPDWRKIKRPEWHKGSEWRAWSRSGASKMPVNRNLTGSVSRSSAMVSPSALRMTSLFEVAADAALALFAQAQKYRSRNASACLGLSTSAASISSSVIAVKVEVSASNWP